The following proteins are co-located in the Candidatus Methanogranum gryphiswaldense genome:
- the fen gene encoding flap endonuclease-1 — MGVNLSGLVEPKTIELSDLRGKTVAIDAYNMIYQFLSIIRQPDGSPLCDKEGRVTSQLSGILYRTSNLICQGIEPIFVFDGKPNELKKATLDERKERREKATAEWEEAKEAGDMKKAFSKAQQTSRMTPEIRGSSKSLIKALGLPMVEAPSDGEAQAAYMCKKGSVYAAASQDFDSLLFGTPTLVRNMTITGRRKIPGKEMYRDVLTELISTEDFLTSLGITREQLVDMCILMGTDFNEGISGIGPKKGLKLVKEMKDLEHILPHLDKEIPEYEEIRTIFLNGEHFDDYQLKPVEIDRAAVLELMMQYDFSPDRVNGTLDKIENARNDECARKKQRSLDCWF; from the coding sequence ATGGGAGTTAACCTGTCAGGGCTTGTGGAGCCCAAAACGATAGAATTATCGGATCTTCGCGGTAAGACCGTCGCGATTGATGCCTACAACATGATATATCAGTTCCTTTCTATAATCAGACAGCCTGACGGCAGCCCTCTCTGTGACAAAGAAGGCCGCGTTACATCTCAATTATCTGGCATCCTATACAGAACATCCAATCTCATCTGTCAAGGCATCGAACCGATATTTGTTTTTGATGGAAAACCCAACGAACTTAAGAAAGCCACATTAGATGAAAGGAAAGAAAGACGTGAAAAGGCCACTGCGGAATGGGAAGAAGCCAAAGAAGCAGGCGATATGAAAAAGGCATTCTCCAAAGCACAACAGACCTCCAGGATGACACCGGAGATCAGAGGGTCTTCGAAGAGCCTCATAAAAGCTCTCGGCCTACCAATGGTGGAAGCCCCATCCGACGGAGAGGCACAGGCGGCATACATGTGCAAAAAAGGTTCTGTATATGCCGCAGCATCACAAGATTTCGATTCGCTTCTCTTCGGTACACCGACACTCGTCAGGAACATGACCATAACCGGAAGGAGAAAGATACCCGGCAAGGAAATGTACAGGGATGTGTTGACCGAGCTGATATCCACTGAGGATTTCCTTACATCTCTGGGTATAACAAGAGAACAGTTAGTGGACATGTGCATACTTATGGGGACGGATTTCAATGAAGGTATCTCTGGAATAGGTCCTAAAAAAGGATTGAAACTGGTCAAAGAAATGAAAGATCTGGAACATATACTCCCACATCTTGACAAAGAGATACCCGAATACGAGGAGATACGCACCATATTCCTGAATGGCGAACATTTTGACGATTATCAACTCAAACCTGTAGAAATAGACAGGGCGGCCGTCTTAGAACTTATGATGCAATACGATTTCTCACCTGATAGAGTTAACGGAACGCTGGATAAGATCGAAAACGCCCGTAATGATGAATGCGCAAGAAAAAAACAAAGATCGCTGGATTGCTGGTTCTGA